In Catalinimonas alkaloidigena, the sequence GCATGGGAAAGGAAGGTAGAAAAAAGTGTTCAGAACTGAAACCTAATCAAAACGCAGGAAGGGGTCGGATAGTTTAGCGTTCGGCCGTTTTCGTGGGCGGAACCTGACGATCTTTGGGGAGCTCAGCACCTTCGGCTTTTAGCGAAAGATCAACCCCGACCGGATGAGGGGCGGCGTTCGGAACACGAAGGAAGCAATTGATGGGATTATACCCATTCTCTTTGAAACATTCCCAATTTGCTGACAACTGGACTGGCTGAGTTTCAGAACCCAACAATATGCGCTTAAATCCTACGCAACATGGCTTTATAACATCAAACAAACTATATTACTACCTCATTTCTAAACAACATTGCAATGAGGATCGGCATCGAAGCGCAGCGCTTGTTCAGGACGCATAAACAAGGCATGGACGTGTATGCGTTGGAATTAATCAAACACCTCCAGCAGATGGATCAGGAGAACGAGTACTTCATCTTTGTGAAGGCCGACGCTGATACCTCCTGCCTACCGGACGCTTACAACTTTCACATCGTCGAAGTGCAGGGGCGCAGTTACCCTGACTGGGAGCAGTACTACCTGCCGAAAGCGGCGCTACGCCATCAGTTAGACGTGCTGCACTGCACTGCCAATACTGCCCCTTTGCGCTACCATGGCAACCTGGTACTGACCATCCACGACGTTACCTACATGGAAAAAGAGTCGCTGAAGAACGACGGCTCTACGGCTTACCAACGGGCCGGCAGTCTGTACCGTCGGCTGGTGGTGCCCATGGTGGCGCCGAATGCCTCGCAAGTGATGACGGTGTCGTGGTTTCAGCGCAACTGCATCTCTCAATCGCTACACTTGCCAACCGACCAGATTGAGGTGGTGCACAACGGCGTGGGGCATCAGTTTTTTCAACCTACCAACCAGGAAAAACGCGAACAGGTACGCGAGCGCTACCAATTGCCGACCCACTACTACTTCTTCTTGGGAAATACGGAGTACCGCAAAAACCTGACGGGGGTGGTTCAGGCCTATGCCTTGCTGACGCAACGGCGCAACGACGTGCCGGCGTTGGTAATGAAAGGCATCGACGAACCTTTCCTGACACGCACGCTGGCTGCCCTCGGGCAACCTGACCTGCGGGAGCGGTGTCGCCTGATCGATTACGTAGACACGGAGGATCTGCCCACCCTCTACGACATGTCCGAAGCTTTTTTATTCCCGTCGCTCAGCGAAGGTTTCGGTATTCCGATCATCGAAGCCATGGCCAGTGGCACGCCCGTAATTACGTCCGATACGTCGGCGATGCCCGAGATTGCTGGCGACGCGGCTTTACTCATCGATCCCTACGATCCGAAAAGCATCGCCGATGCTATGGAGGAATTACTCGACAGACCCTACCTCGCCGAGGATCTTCGTTCACGAGGTATTCTACGCGCCCGTCATTTCTCCTGGCGCTCTACCGCCGAGCGTACCTTGCAGATTTACCAGCGCTTTAATCCGGAAGACGCCGCAGCACCTTACGAAGAGACGTTGCTGCATCAGTAGTGGCCCGGTGCGCTTCTGCACAGATCCTATCCACATAAAAAAAGGCGGCCCACAAGGGTCGCCTTTTTTTATGTGGCCTGTTTGTTCTTTATAGTTTGTTGATCCGGCCGAAGAAATCGTCCTGATAAGACTTGCTGATCGGAATGTATTTGCCGTTGATCACCACCGAATTGTCTTCGATGGTATCGATGTGCTTCAGGTTGATGATGTACGAACGGTGAATCCGCATAAAGTAATCTCCCGATAAGCGCTCGTCGATGGCTTTCATAGTCGAGTACACTATGTGTTTGTGGGCGTCGGTTACGATGATCACATAGTCGGACAGGGCTTCGATGTACTGCACCTGGGTCAGGTCCAGCCGCACCATTTTACCGTTTACTTTAACGAACAATTCCTCCGGGCCCGATTTGGCATGCACCGCCGGGCCGCTCAGGTTTTTGACTACCCGCTGCACAGCTTTTTCAAAGCGCGCGTATTCAACAGGCTTGACCAGATAGTCGGCGACTTCCAACGCGAACGCATCTACCGCAAAATTTTCGTGCGACGTAATCAAAATCGTTTCTGGCATCTGGGGCAATTGCCGCAGCAGGTCAATGCCGTTCATGCCGGGCATCTCCACGTCCAGAAATAAAATATCGACAGGGTGACTCAACAGATACTGAAGCCCTTCCTGCCCATTCGACAAGGAGGCCTGTAGATCCAGCTGCTTATTCCGCTCGATATAATGCTCCAGAATAAATCGCACGCTCTCGTCATCGTCGATGATCAGGCAGCTAAAGGATGCATCCAAGGTGATATAGTGTTGTGTCTAAAATGAGATTATTACAATTCTACCGTTAATTAATGTTAACTCACCTAAAAAGTCAAATTTCGCCGAACAGGAGGTCTACCTTTAATTCTTGAGGGATGTATGCCCACCGGGGCAACTATTTTATTCTAATTCTTTTATGCATAGCGTCTCCGTTTCGGCACTTGGGGTCCAAAACGGGATAACCTGTTAGAAACCAGAGGCAAAGCCATTTTAGCAAGGGTTTGTTCTAAAATGAGCGATGTCTCGATCATGTAAGTTATGAAAGGTACCTACCCTACTCATCTGTCAGCATCTGATCGATCAGTGCACGCTTTAGAATCGTGCTCGTTTTTCTCTCAGTCCTTCGTACTGGAGAAGAACGTAAGTGCGTTTGGGGGCGTCCATCATTGGTGCATCCAACAGCATCATACACTTTACCTGGTCCTTGTTGACCTGGGCCATCGCGCTCTTCCTACCGAAGAGATCGATACGCCCGTCGCCAACCTGATTCGCAATCATCTGAACGGAAATCCGGTCGACCTGATTCACCGCATTACGCAACACTTCGCGCCCACGGCCGACGAGCCCTATCCCTTCGAGGTGATGGTGATCAAGGTCAGTACCAGCCTGCGGAAGGTGTCGTTTGCGACGACCCACCGCCCCATCTACTTCATCCGGAACCAGCGCCTGAAGCGGATTTCGACCCGTACAACATCACGCGAACGCCTGAGTAAGAGCGACGTATACTCCTGCCGCTGCAAGTCGGGGGACGTAGTATACCTCAGTTCAGGCGGATTTGCAAGACTCGAAGGCGGTCCCAAAAATCTTTCTTTCGGCGAAAGCAATCTGGAAGCTCTTCTCTTCAACAACCACCGGAATTCGTTCGACGTCCAGCACCAGTATTTGCAGGAAACCATGGATACGTGGCTGGAGCATCGCCGTCCCCACGAGTCCGTCTTGATTCTGGGGGCAGAATTCTAACACCTTCTTAAAATTCGTGCAAGCGCTGCGGAATGTTCCAACGTACCGCGGCCGAGAAAACGGTGGTTGTCTGGTCGAGCGCGTCGTCGGCACTGTCCAGTTGCCGGTGGGTAAACTTGGCGTCGAGAAACAAGCGGTGCCGTAGCTGGTAAGTCGCCGTGAAGTCTGCAAAAAGCAGATAGGTCTTTACCCCCTGTCCGATGTAGTTGCCAAATTCCTGTCGCTTGTAATTGTAGTCGATCAGGATATTCCCACCCCAGTTTGAATTGGGCAGGTCGGTGCCGTACAAGGCGTAAATCAGCTTTCCGGTTAACGCAAGGCGCGGAAGGGGCTGGTAACGCAAAATGCCGATTCCTTCCCGGAAGTTGGCTCCCAGAGGATGTGCCAAAGGCTGCTTGTAATGGGTGTAGCTGGTGTAGAGGCTCGAATGGCCGTACATGTAGGGGCGTGCTACGTTGAACTCGGCTTGCAGATCCAGGTTGGGAATGCCTGCCACGTCGATGTACTTGAAACCAAGCTGACCAGCCTGTTTGTTGCCCCACCAGCCGCTGCCGTCGAACGTATGGCTTAGGATAAACTCATCAAGCGCCAGTTGCCCGTACAGCGACAGCCGCCGCCAAAGCACCCACCGTGCATCGAGTCCCAGCAGTACGTTGTCGGGGCTGCCAAGGTCCTGATCGAGCGCCCGGTAGAAAATGATCGGGTTCAGGTACTGCAACTCAAATCCATTGCGGCCGGTGGAATCGTTCCGTTCGAACACGATCGATTCGAATATACCGACGTTCAGGTTTTTTAACAGGTTGACGCTGAGGTGATGGAAGGCCAGATATTTGGACGGAAAAACGCCATAGCTTCCCTGAGGCGTACCGTTACCAGAAGGGTCCAAGATGAGGTCCGCCTTCATTTTGGCAAACAGGTTGGTGTATTCGAATCGCCACACCCGCGTGTTCAGTTTCAGAAAAGAGTAATTGTTGGCAAAGTCGGAAAGGATCATCGACCGATAGCCGTTTCCGATGAAAAGGCGGTCGTGCCCGGCCTGCACATGAATGTGCCGGGTGACGGGAAAGGTGATGTAGCCACGCGCGGTGACAAAATCGACGCCAGTGTCATTAAAACGCTTCCAGAAGCCTTCGTGAGGCAGCACGTTGGTAGCACGCATACGGTCGTTGACGTAGCCGGGCAGCTCGGCCTGATTCTCGGCCATAAACGTGTAGAAGCCTACTTTCCCGTCGATCATGCCGCGCACTTCCAGGCCACGCGTGTTAATGTACAGCGTGGGATCGGTATCGGAGGCTTGCCCGAGCTGGCCGTAAAAGACGGGATTGACGTGCAGATCAACCGACGCATTGCGGTAGTGGTAAAAGTCCGCAGGGGTACGGTAAAAGACCTTGGCCAGCGCCCGACGGCTTTCGATCGGGGATGCCATGCTCCACTCGTGGTTATCGGCCTGCAAGAACTGCAGATTGAAGCGATCGCGTGCATTCCACCGGTAGTGCGCACTATCGAGCAGCAAACTATCGGCCAGCAGCGCAATGCCACGCCGTTCGTAAGGGCGCACGGACGAATGGAACGCCTCGGCCAGTGAGTCGTTGGCGGCACGTCCACTCCGAATTTCGTACCGCTCAACCAGGTGGTAGTAATCTTTGTCGAGGGGCGCGTACACACTTTGGCTGTACCCGACTCCTCCGAGGGCCACCCCCAACAGGAGGCTTAGCAAGAGCTTTCTCAAAACGAAGGTGTTTAGACAATCGACGCAAAATAGGAGGATTTGTGTAAATCCTCCTGCGATTCGTACTGCCGCCCTCACAGGTTACGCACGTGTGTAGGAAAAGCGAGGAGGCTGCACCTCAGCCCGTTACCCACGCCTTCCGGCCCTAAGTGCCTTGCTTCACTGCCGATAGAATACCCACTTCGACAGTTCGCGGTAGTTGACTTTTTTGCCGTACATCAAAATTCCGACGCGGTAAATGCGCCCGGCCAGCCACGTGGTGCCCAGAAAACCCAATACCAGCAACACCATCGACAGAACCAGTTCCCAGATCGGCACGCCGAAGGGCAGGCGGACCATCATCATGACCGGCGATGTAAACGGGATAAGCGAAAGCCAGGTCGCCAGCGGCGAGAACGGATCGCGTACGGCAAATTGGGCCATGACGAAGCTCAGGATCAGCGGTATGGTAACCGGTAGCATGAACTGCTGCGTATCGGTTTCGCTGTCGACGGCGGCCCCCACCCCGGCGAACAGAGAGCCATAGAGCAGATAGCCGCCCAGAAAGTAAAACAGAAAGGCGCTGAGCAATAAGGGAATGTTCTGAGTCTCCAGAAGGTGAAATGCTTTGATCACCGCCGGTTCGGCAACGGTAGGTGCGGCGGCGGCCTCAGCTTGTCCTTGGGCCGCGATGGCGGCTTGAGAAGTCGCTTGCGAAAGCTGCTCTTTGTCGACAAACAGGTTGATCACAGCCGTATACACTACCCCGGTCAGCATGATCCACAGCAGAAACTGCGTCAGGCCCACCAGCGCAATACCGAAAATTTTCCCGGCCATCAGCTGAAACGGTTTTACCGACGAGATGATCACCTCCACAATGCGATTGGTCTTCTCTTCGATAACGCCGCGCATAATCTGCACGCCGTAGATAAAAATGAACATGTAGATCAGAAACGCGCCGATGAACCCCAGCGCGGTTGCAATCCCCACGTTGCTGTCTTCTTCCCCGTCGTCGGCCAGTTTTTTGGTATCGAGGCTGATGTTCGCCCGCATGTTTTCGATCACCGACCGGTCGATTCCGGAAAGCAGCAGACGTTCGTCTTCAATGTTCTGTTCCAGCCGACTTTCCAGCCGTTGCTGAATTTCAAGTCCCAGCCCTTTGGTCGAAAACAATTTAATGCCCTGCGGCCGCTCCAAATCAAGTTGGGGCACGTAAAGCAGGGCGTCATGGCCGCTGGCGCGGAAACGTTCCTGTGCAATTTCGAGGGGGCCATCCACAAAGGTGAAGTTCAGGGTAGCATCGTCTACCAACTTGTCTTTGAACATGTTGCTCTCGTCCAGCACTTCGACGGTCTTGGTCTCCGGGGCGTTGATGCCCGCCCAGATGGATAACCCAAACACCCCACCAAATAGCAAGGGTCCCAGCAACGTCATGATCAGGAACGACTTCTTTTTAACCCGGGTCAGGTACTCGCGCGAAAGAATCAGCAGAATTTTATTCATGGAATCGGTATGCAGCAGTGGTTAGTGGTTATTCAGTCAGGCCGCTGGCCATGGTGGTCAGCTCCGGCATGTCGCCGCGGACCGTACGGATAAAGATTTCGTTCATGCTCGGGATTTTCTCCTGCACCACGTGCAGCTCGACCCGATCGAGTAGCGCCGCCATCAGTCGGTTCGCCGAACGGTCATGGGGTGCCCGGATGGTCGCCTCGAAGTGATCTTCGTCGCCGGTGACGTCCAGCACCTCGAAATCGGGCGGCAACTCACCCAGCACGCCCTGACCCACCACCTCGTAGGTGTTGGTCCGGTACTGATGCTTGATTTCTTTTTTCGGGCCTTCCAGCACTTTTTCCGACTTGTTGATCAGCGCAATGTAATCACAGAGTTCTTCTACACTTTCCATGCGGTGGGTCGAGAAGATGATCGTGCTCCCCAAACTGCGCAGCCGCAGGATCTCGTCTTTGATCAGGTTGGCATTGATGGGGTCGAATCCCGAAAAAGGTTCGTCGAGAATGATCAGCTTAGGTTCGTGCAGTACCGTCGCGATAAACTGCGCCTTCTGTTGCATGCCTTTCGAAAGGTCCTCTACCTGTTTGGGCCACCAATCCTGGATCTCGAAACGCTCGAACCAAAACCGCAGCTTCGCCTGGGCATCTCTTTTCGACATGCCTTTCAACTGCGCCAGGTACATCAGTTGCTCGCCCACTTTCATCTTTTTGTACAGGCCCCGCTCTTCCGGCAGGTAACCGATCTGCTCGATGTGCCGGGGGGCCAGCCGCTCGCCGTCAAACCGGATTTCGCCGGTATCGGCCCCGGTAATCTGCGTGATGATGCGAATCAGTGAGGTTTTCCCCGCCCCATTCGGTCCCAGCATACCGAAGATGCTTCCCTGGGGGATGTTCATACTCACTTCTTTTAACGCCTGGTGCTGTGCGTAATATTTGGAAACGCGGTCGATTTCTAACAGATTCATGTAGCGATTTTTGCCTTGAGCGAACAATAAAGTACCGACAAGTTAATTCTTTTACCGATAAGGGAGAGGCGGAATCTGAAAAGGATAAACGGCCCCTAATGTGGGCAATCCCGTCGGTAACACGCGTAGTGCCTTTACGGTTGGAGAATCTTTTTTCTTTCCACGCCCGGCGCTTACTTTTAGCCCGTGAAACCCTCCGTCGCGTTTATTGGCGCGGGCCGCGTTGCCTGGCACCTGGCGCCCGCCCTGGACCGGGCCGGTTATGCCGTGCAGGAAGTCTGGAGCCGTTACGAAAGTTCGCGCCGCTTTTTGTGTTACCGTCTGGCGCAAGCAAGTACATCCCAGCCCACGCCCCACGCCTCACTGGATTTTTCAACTTCTACTGCCCGGCTCTTGGTGATCGCGGTGACCGACGAAGCGCTGCCGCAGGTTGCCGCGACGTTGGTCCCCCCGCCCGAGGCGCTGGTGGTGCATACGTCGGGCAGCACGCCTCTTGCCGTCCTGGACCGTTTCCCGAAGCGGGGGGTGTTATATCCGCTCCAAACCTTCAGTAAGGAACAGGAAGTCGATTTTCGGAACGTTCCGTTGCTGGTCGAAGGGCACAACGAAGCAACGGCCTCCTTTTTATCGCAACTCGCCCACGAGCTGGGAGGACCGGTGCATCACGCCGACAGCACGCAGCGCCTTACGTTGCACTTAGCGGCGGTGCTGACCAATAATTTTCCCAATTATCTTTACACGCTGGCACAGCAACTCTTAAAAAATGCCCACCTGGACGTCGGGCTCCTGGCTCCGCTGTGGCAGGAAACGTTTCAGAAAGCGGCGGCGTTAGGCCCTCAGGAGGCCCAGACCGGCCCGGCACGCCGGGGCGACCGCCGCATCATTGACTTGCATCAACAACTGCTCACCGCTCAACCCGATCTGCTGACCCTGTACCGACTTTTGTCGGAGAGCATTCTGCATCATTATCATGTCTGATCGTAACTTATTTCAACCCATTCGCGCCTTTCTTTTCGACGTCGATGGCGTCTTTACCGACGGCAGCCTCCTGGCCCTGGAAAGTGGCGAACAGGCGCGCGTATTCAACATCAAAGATGGGTTGGCCGTGGTCAAAGCCTTGCAGGCAGGGTATCACATCGGCGTGATTTCCGGCGGTACGCACGAAGGTGTACGGCGGCGCTTGAGCGGCTTGGGCATTCAGCACATCTACCTGAAGGTAGACGACAAATTAGCGGTATTTCACGAGCTAGTTCGTCAACTCGGCCTAGGGCCGCAGGAAGTGGTATACATGGGCGATGACCTACCCGACTACCCTGTGATGTCGCGCGACGATGTGGTGGCCGCCTGCCCGGCCGATGCGGTTGAAGAAATCCGGCAGATCAGCCAATACGTTGCCTCTCGTCCCGGCGGGCACGGTGCGGTGCGTGAAGTGATCGAACGTGTGATGAAAACCCAGCAGACCTGGACCGTGCCGTAACGGCTAGGTATAGAGCGTCCGCCCGATGACCTGCGAACGGTGCGCGTCGAGTTTGATGAAGATGAACAGCAGGATGGTGAACGACCAGAGCGACGACCCCCCGTAGCTGAAGAAGGGCAACGGAATCCCGATTACGGGAAACAACCCGATGGTCATGCCAATATTGACCGTAAAGTGGAAGAACAGAATCCCCGCCACACAGTAGCCATATACCCGCGTGAACGGCGTTCGTTGCTGTTCGGCCCGATAGATGATGCGCGCCAGTAGCGCCACGAACAAGCTGATGATGAATACGCTGCCCGTCCAGCCGTGTTCTTCGCCGATGGTGCAGAAAATAAAGTCGGTGCTCTGTTCCGGCACAAAGTCGAACTTTGTCTGGGTTCCTTGCAGAAATCCTTTGCCCGAAAGTCCGCCCGAACCAATCGCGATTTTCGACTGAATGACCTGGTACCCAAAGCCCGAAGGATCGTACTCTGGATTGATCAGCGCCTTGATCCGGACCTGCTGGTGCGGCTGAAGGATGTTGTTGATGAAGAAGTTCACGCCGCTCACTTCTCCGGCCATCAGCGCCAGCGCCCCGACAATCAGTCCCGTCATGCGAACCTTACGCATCACCGTGCGCTCGTTGAACATCACGTAAGCAAACGCCACGACCGCCAGAATCGAGAAAGCGATGAGCAGATACATCTGCGGCACAAACAGCGTCAGGACAAACAGGGCCACGGCGATCAGCCCCAACACCGGAATCCAGCTCGGCAACCCTTCACGATAGAGGGCCACGATAAAAGCACTGAAAACGAGGGTAGATCCCGTTTCGTTTTGCAGAATGATGATGATCGCCGGCAAGCCAATGATGCCCGCTACCACCAGTTGTTCTTTCAGTTGATTGAGTTTGACCTGCGGTCGATCCAGATAACGCGCCAGACAGAGCGCCGTCGCAAACTTGGCAAACTCCGCCGGCTGGATTTGCAACGCCCCCAACTTCACCCACGATTTGGAACCGTTGATTTCACTGCCCAACACAAAGGGGGACAGCAGCACGAGTAGAAAGACGGCGTAAATCACGTAGGAGAACGACTCGTAGAACCGGAAGTCGATCACCATGATGGGCAGAATCAGTAAAATGCTCGAGCAGATGATCCAGATCATCTGCCGACCGGAGTTCAATTCCATGTCGAAAATGCTCTGATCGGCCTGCGGATCGTAGGTCACCGCAAAAATATTCGACCAGCCAATCAGCACCAGGGCCGCGTAGAGCAGCACCATCACCCAATCGACTTTTGCCAACGAAAGGCTATCCCTTCTTCCCATCCGTGTTTAGTAGACAAACTTGCCCTTCAGGGCGTAATCCTCAATATTTTTCCGCTTGATCTCGCCCAGCATGTACTTCTCAATTACCAGACTGGCAATCGAAGCGGCGGCTCGGGCGCCCTGCCCCGCATTTTCCACGTAAACCGCCACGGCGATTTTCGGATTGTCTTTCGGTGCAAACGCGATGAAACCGGAGTGGTCTTCGCCGT encodes:
- a CDS encoding ABC transporter permease yields the protein MNKILLILSREYLTRVKKKSFLIMTLLGPLLFGGVFGLSIWAGINAPETKTVEVLDESNMFKDKLVDDATLNFTFVDGPLEIAQERFRASGHDALLYVPQLDLERPQGIKLFSTKGLGLEIQQRLESRLEQNIEDERLLLSGIDRSVIENMRANISLDTKKLADDGEEDSNVGIATALGFIGAFLIYMFIFIYGVQIMRGVIEEKTNRIVEVIISSVKPFQLMAGKIFGIALVGLTQFLLWIMLTGVVYTAVINLFVDKEQLSQATSQAAIAAQGQAEAAAAPTVAEPAVIKAFHLLETQNIPLLLSAFLFYFLGGYLLYGSLFAGVGAAVDSETDTQQFMLPVTIPLILSFVMAQFAVRDPFSPLATWLSLIPFTSPVMMMVRLPFGVPIWELVLSMVLLVLGFLGTTWLAGRIYRVGILMYGKKVNYRELSKWVFYRQ
- a CDS encoding Rossmann-like and DUF2520 domain-containing protein, yielding MKPSVAFIGAGRVAWHLAPALDRAGYAVQEVWSRYESSRRFLCYRLAQASTSQPTPHASLDFSTSTARLLVIAVTDEALPQVAATLVPPPEALVVHTSGSTPLAVLDRFPKRGVLYPLQTFSKEQEVDFRNVPLLVEGHNEATASFLSQLAHELGGPVHHADSTQRLTLHLAAVLTNNFPNYLYTLAQQLLKNAHLDVGLLAPLWQETFQKAAALGPQEAQTGPARRGDRRIIDLHQQLLTAQPDLLTLYRLLSESILHHYHV
- a CDS encoding capsule assembly Wzi family protein — its product is MRKLLLSLLLGVALGGVGYSQSVYAPLDKDYYHLVERYEIRSGRAANDSLAEAFHSSVRPYERRGIALLADSLLLDSAHYRWNARDRFNLQFLQADNHEWSMASPIESRRALAKVFYRTPADFYHYRNASVDLHVNPVFYGQLGQASDTDPTLYINTRGLEVRGMIDGKVGFYTFMAENQAELPGYVNDRMRATNVLPHEGFWKRFNDTGVDFVTARGYITFPVTRHIHVQAGHDRLFIGNGYRSMILSDFANNYSFLKLNTRVWRFEYTNLFAKMKADLILDPSGNGTPQGSYGVFPSKYLAFHHLSVNLLKNLNVGIFESIVFERNDSTGRNGFELQYLNPIIFYRALDQDLGSPDNVLLGLDARWVLWRRLSLYGQLALDEFILSHTFDGSGWWGNKQAGQLGFKYIDVAGIPNLDLQAEFNVARPYMYGHSSLYTSYTHYKQPLAHPLGANFREGIGILRYQPLPRLALTGKLIYALYGTDLPNSNWGGNILIDYNYKRQEFGNYIGQGVKTYLLFADFTATYQLRHRLFLDAKFTHRQLDSADDALDQTTTVFSAAVRWNIPQRLHEF
- a CDS encoding glycosyltransferase family 4 protein; the protein is MRIGIEAQRLFRTHKQGMDVYALELIKHLQQMDQENEYFIFVKADADTSCLPDAYNFHIVEVQGRSYPDWEQYYLPKAALRHQLDVLHCTANTAPLRYHGNLVLTIHDVTYMEKESLKNDGSTAYQRAGSLYRRLVVPMVAPNASQVMTVSWFQRNCISQSLHLPTDQIEVVHNGVGHQFFQPTNQEKREQVRERYQLPTHYYFFLGNTEYRKNLTGVVQAYALLTQRRNDVPALVMKGIDEPFLTRTLAALGQPDLRERCRLIDYVDTEDLPTLYDMSEAFLFPSLSEGFGIPIIEAMASGTPVITSDTSAMPEIAGDAALLIDPYDPKSIADAMEELLDRPYLAEDLRSRGILRARHFSWRSTAERTLQIYQRFNPEDAAAPYEETLLHQ
- a CDS encoding LytR/AlgR family response regulator transcription factor — encoded protein: MDASFSCLIIDDDESVRFILEHYIERNKQLDLQASLSNGQEGLQYLLSHPVDILFLDVEMPGMNGIDLLRQLPQMPETILITSHENFAVDAFALEVADYLVKPVEYARFEKAVQRVVKNLSGPAVHAKSGPEELFVKVNGKMVRLDLTQVQYIEALSDYVIIVTDAHKHIVYSTMKAIDERLSGDYFMRIHRSYIINLKHIDTIEDNSVVINGKYIPISKSYQDDFFGRINKL
- a CDS encoding ABC transporter ATP-binding protein, which encodes MNLLEIDRVSKYYAQHQALKEVSMNIPQGSIFGMLGPNGAGKTSLIRIITQITGADTGEIRFDGERLAPRHIEQIGYLPEERGLYKKMKVGEQLMYLAQLKGMSKRDAQAKLRFWFERFEIQDWWPKQVEDLSKGMQQKAQFIATVLHEPKLIILDEPFSGFDPINANLIKDEILRLRSLGSTIIFSTHRMESVEELCDYIALINKSEKVLEGPKKEIKHQYRTNTYEVVGQGVLGELPPDFEVLDVTGDEDHFEATIRAPHDRSANRLMAALLDRVELHVVQEKIPSMNEIFIRTVRGDMPELTTMASGLTE
- a CDS encoding KdsC family phosphatase, which encodes MSDRNLFQPIRAFLFDVDGVFTDGSLLALESGEQARVFNIKDGLAVVKALQAGYHIGVISGGTHEGVRRRLSGLGIQHIYLKVDDKLAVFHELVRQLGLGPQEVVYMGDDLPDYPVMSRDDVVAACPADAVEEIRQISQYVASRPGGHGAVREVIERVMKTQQTWTVP
- the rodA gene encoding rod shape-determining protein RodA, producing the protein MGRRDSLSLAKVDWVMVLLYAALVLIGWSNIFAVTYDPQADQSIFDMELNSGRQMIWIICSSILLILPIMVIDFRFYESFSYVIYAVFLLVLLSPFVLGSEINGSKSWVKLGALQIQPAEFAKFATALCLARYLDRPQVKLNQLKEQLVVAGIIGLPAIIIILQNETGSTLVFSAFIVALYREGLPSWIPVLGLIAVALFVLTLFVPQMYLLIAFSILAVVAFAYVMFNERTVMRKVRMTGLIVGALALMAGEVSGVNFFINNILQPHQQVRIKALINPEYDPSGFGYQVIQSKIAIGSGGLSGKGFLQGTQTKFDFVPEQSTDFIFCTIGEEHGWTGSVFIISLFVALLARIIYRAEQQRTPFTRVYGYCVAGILFFHFTVNIGMTIGLFPVIGIPLPFFSYGGSSLWSFTILLFIFIKLDAHRSQVIGRTLYT